The DNA region CGGCTCCTCCGGTACGTGCACCTCCCCCCTCCGGACGGGCGCCTGCTGAACCTCGAGATGATCCGCGCCGGGATGGCCCGCGCTTATACGAGGTTTCCCTTCTCGCGGCGGGCCGAGTTCGTCGCGGCGGAAAGCCGGGCCCGGCGGGATGGGGAAGGGCTGTGGAAAGACGCCGGAGCGGGGAAGCTCCGGTGGCTGCTTTCGGGCAAAGCCTCCCGCGTGGAGGTGTACCCTTCCGGGGGAGGCGCCTACGCCGTCGTCCATAAGGGCTGGGCCCTGGACGATACCCCGCGCGGAAACCTCGCGCGGGAGATCGAGTGGGTCCTGAAGGCCCGGGCGGAACTTTCGGACGCGGATTTCTCCCGGAAAGCCCGGGAGCGGGGGTACCGTCCCGTCGACCCGGCCGGGGACGATCGTTCCGCCCGGAGCGCGCGTCCAGCGGAGCGTTCCGGCGCCCTCCCCGAAACCGCCGTTCCCTGGGAGGAGGCGAAACGGCATGTCGACGAGCGGATCGTCGTCGAGGGAAC from Thermodesulfobacteriota bacterium includes:
- a CDS encoding thermonuclease family protein — its product is GDTLRVVVGGATSTVRLIGIDAPERSHPTIGKEYYGDESAAHLSTLCLGKTVRLEKGAEESDRYDRLLRYVHLPPPDGRLLNLEMIRAGMARAYTRFPFSRRAEFVAAESRARRDGEGLWKDAGAGKLRWLLSGKASRVEVYPSGGGAYAVVHKGWALDDTPRGNLAREIEWVLKARAELSDADFSRKARERGYRPVDPAGDDRSARSARPAERSGALPETAVPWEEAKRHVDERIVVEGTIVRTHRTAAVLYLNFHPNWKRYLTLVLPAKDLSLFPEAPETAFKGKKVRARGEVTLNKGRLEMVIRDPANISIVP